The following are from one region of the Moritella sp. 24 genome:
- a CDS encoding diguanylate cyclase domain-containing protein, with translation MKILIIDDSKIERMIIRSYLQHLNHEVFDADSGETGIALFGDCNPDIVLLGVVMIGINGFQVAKQIREEFTDWVPIIFLSGKTAPEDVMIGIEAGGDDYLPKPIQKQILIAKMTAMERIATMRSQLLKTKNELELANEELERLATLDGLTGIANRRHLDITLSRELSRAKRHSEPLTFIIADIDFFKKYNDHYGHIQGDECLKSVASILNNTLRRPSELVARYGGEEFCMLLPNTDADNAKLVAGKLLNAVRRLELRHAGLSEHAIVTMSFGVMSLIPNRDLTVKDLMQQADEKLYQAKENGRDQWIM, from the coding sequence ATGAAGATCCTTATTATCGATGACTCCAAGATTGAACGAATGATTATTCGATCTTACCTGCAACATCTTAACCACGAAGTTTTTGACGCAGATAGTGGTGAGACAGGTATTGCGTTATTTGGAGACTGCAATCCAGATATTGTATTACTCGGTGTTGTGATGATAGGCATCAATGGCTTTCAAGTTGCTAAGCAGATTAGAGAAGAATTTACCGATTGGGTACCCATTATCTTTCTTAGTGGTAAAACAGCACCAGAAGATGTCATGATTGGCATTGAAGCCGGTGGTGATGACTACCTACCAAAACCAATTCAAAAACAAATACTCATCGCTAAAATGACGGCAATGGAACGTATTGCAACCATGCGTTCACAGTTATTAAAAACCAAGAACGAATTAGAATTAGCGAATGAAGAGTTAGAGCGCCTTGCTACGCTAGATGGCTTAACAGGTATTGCCAACCGTAGACACCTTGATATTACATTATCAAGAGAATTGTCACGCGCGAAACGCCATAGTGAACCACTTACCTTTATCATTGCCGATATTGATTTCTTTAAAAAATATAACGACCACTACGGCCATATCCAAGGTGATGAATGCCTGAAATCTGTCGCCTCTATACTTAATAATACACTGCGTCGCCCTTCAGAACTCGTTGCTCGGTATGGTGGAGAAGAATTCTGCATGTTGCTACCCAATACAGATGCAGATAACGCAAAATTAGTGGCAGGAAAACTCTTAAATGCAGTGAGACGATTAGAGCTTCGACATGCTGGATTAAGTGAACATGCTATTGTCACAATGAGCTTTGGTGTCATGAGCCTCATTCCAAACAGAGATCTGACTGTTAAGGACTTAATGCAACAAGCTGACGAAAAACTATATCAAGCGAAAGAAAATGGCAGAGATCAGTGGATAATGTAA
- the glpT gene encoding glycerol-3-phosphate transporter, translated as MFGIFKPKEHIARLPADQVDSTYKHLRWQLFFGIFFGYAGYYLVRKNFSLAMPYLIEQGFSRGDLGVALSAVSISYGLSKFLMGSVSDRSNPRYFLTAGLLMSAAVMFTFGYMPWATSSITAMFVLLFLNGWFQGMGWPACGRTMVHWWSKKERGELVSVWNVAHNVGGGLIGPMFLLGLWAFNDDWHAAFYVPAFFAVIVAFFVWVTMRDTPQSCGLPPIEEYKDDYPDDYSKDHEQEMTAKEIFFKYVLNNKLLWSIAIANAFVYMIRYGVLDWAPVYLKEAKGFTVDGSSWAYFLYEWAGIPGTLLCGWISDKLFKGRRAPAGILFMALVTVAVLVYWFNPPGNPAIDMAALIAIGFLIYGPVMLIGLYALELAPKKAAGTAAGLTGLFGYLGGAVAANAVLGYTVDHFGWDGGFMVLVGSCFASIICLSYAYFGEKRIHNDKNGETAIA; from the coding sequence ATGTTTGGTATTTTCAAACCTAAAGAGCACATTGCTCGTTTACCCGCAGATCAAGTTGACTCCACTTATAAACATTTAAGATGGCAGTTATTCTTTGGTATTTTCTTTGGCTACGCTGGCTACTATTTAGTACGTAAAAACTTCAGTCTCGCAATGCCCTATTTAATAGAACAAGGCTTTAGCCGTGGTGATCTTGGTGTTGCATTATCTGCAGTATCTATTTCATACGGACTTTCTAAGTTTTTAATGGGCAGTGTCTCTGATCGCTCGAACCCCCGCTACTTCTTAACCGCAGGTCTACTAATGTCTGCGGCTGTTATGTTTACTTTTGGTTATATGCCATGGGCAACAAGTAGTATTACTGCAATGTTCGTTTTACTCTTTTTAAACGGTTGGTTCCAAGGTATGGGCTGGCCAGCTTGCGGCCGAACCATGGTGCATTGGTGGTCTAAAAAAGAACGTGGTGAATTGGTTTCCGTTTGGAACGTCGCGCATAATGTGGGTGGTGGCTTAATCGGTCCTATGTTCCTACTTGGTTTGTGGGCGTTTAATGATGATTGGCATGCCGCTTTCTATGTGCCAGCTTTCTTTGCTGTTATTGTTGCCTTCTTTGTTTGGGTCACCATGCGTGATACACCTCAATCTTGTGGCTTACCACCAATTGAAGAATATAAAGATGATTATCCTGATGATTACAGCAAAGATCATGAACAAGAGATGACAGCAAAAGAAATCTTCTTCAAATATGTACTCAATAACAAACTGCTATGGTCTATCGCGATTGCTAACGCGTTTGTGTATATGATCCGTTACGGCGTTTTAGATTGGGCCCCTGTTTATCTAAAAGAAGCAAAGGGGTTCACCGTAGACGGTTCTTCTTGGGCTTACTTCTTATATGAATGGGCAGGTATTCCCGGCACGCTACTTTGTGGCTGGATCTCAGATAAATTATTCAAAGGTCGCCGTGCTCCAGCAGGGATATTGTTCATGGCACTCGTCACGGTTGCAGTCCTTGTATATTGGTTTAACCCTCCCGGCAATCCGGCTATTGATATGGCAGCATTAATTGCAATCGGTTTCTTAATCTACGGCCCTGTTATGTTAATTGGTCTGTATGCTCTAGAACTTGCACCGAAAAAAGCCGCTGGTACTGCAGCAGGTTTAACTGGCCTATTTGGTTATCTAGGTGGTGCAGTAGCTGCAAATGCAGTACTTGGCTATACAGTAGACCATTTTGGTTGGGATGGTGGTTTCATGGTATTAGTCGGTTCTTGCTTTGCTTCTATCATTTGCTTAAGTTATGCCTACTTCGGTGAAAAGCGCATCCACAACGATAAAAATGGCGAGACAGCTATCGCTTAA
- a CDS encoding hybrid sensor histidine kinase/response regulator, which yields MLLKNKIALSFIGLILFFWLTTTGIMFYSMQKQFETKTGLHLQHNVENAAKKVDNFMLKTQLYFELLSKSPLLALADYVEITNYFEDVIDTFPHYKSIYYVDVQGKIIAASESHTINDNIFSYANNIQSKFTKALADPSHAYISPLTHLGGGSNNTFQQRHFDFKLISAVFEPRTSEIIGVLISEVNVTELFDIVADIDQQTIGDEYAYLVDDPGNILITTDPGAELLSPHKDLGIESLQAKLEGDMDGYAIYMNADNRKVISGYADLGEYGAEMTGDWSLLATAPYDTIMAPLFDLFYKLLVLVSLCIPLIAWISYVIAKNITGPLTNLTKLTNDIGQGDFIDNLPIDRNCEVGTLGNALLNMSQSLEHKTLELQDAVDHARRSEKSKTRFLANMSHEIRTPMNGVLGMGQILTKTQLTEEQRTHLKTIMDSGNHMMALLNDILDFSKIEEGQLDLDEANFNLSDIAGSLASTYYTLGIEKGITFKVINNLEEDSWFLGDKARIRQVLFNLVNNALKFTKHGGVTVSFNKINIEDDIHTLSIAVSDSGIGIDSTRVSAIFDPFTQEESSTTRQFGGTGLGLSIVKQLLDLMNGHIQLESIKGQGSTFTVTIPLKQGESIDTIIPVNHDITDFAGLHVLIAEDNKVNQLVLSSFLKMRKISSDVVENGAEAIEQIQKKDYDLILMDNHMPVMNGTDAIKAIRALPLNVSNLPIFACTADAYEDTRISMLKAGADYVLTKPLKEDTLLTALALLEKKHALTALPANKHA from the coding sequence ATGTTACTCAAGAACAAAATCGCATTATCATTTATCGGATTAATTTTATTTTTCTGGCTAACGACAACGGGCATCATGTTTTATAGCATGCAGAAACAATTTGAGACAAAAACCGGATTACACTTACAACATAATGTTGAAAACGCAGCAAAAAAAGTTGATAACTTTATGCTTAAAACGCAACTTTACTTTGAGCTACTGAGTAAGAGCCCCCTACTTGCACTTGCAGATTATGTTGAAATAACCAATTATTTTGAAGACGTCATTGATACTTTCCCGCATTACAAATCTATCTATTACGTAGACGTACAAGGCAAAATTATCGCGGCCTCAGAAAGCCATACCATTAATGATAATATATTTTCCTATGCCAATAATATACAAAGTAAATTTACTAAAGCACTCGCAGACCCTTCCCATGCCTACATTTCACCTTTAACTCATTTAGGGGGGGGATCTAATAACACTTTTCAACAACGGCATTTTGATTTTAAGCTGATTAGCGCAGTGTTCGAACCGCGCACATCAGAAATCATCGGCGTATTAATCAGTGAAGTCAATGTCACCGAGTTATTTGATATTGTGGCCGATATAGACCAGCAAACGATTGGTGATGAATATGCCTATTTAGTTGATGATCCCGGCAACATATTAATTACTACCGATCCGGGTGCTGAATTATTAAGTCCACATAAAGACTTAGGTATTGAATCTCTACAAGCGAAATTAGAAGGTGATATGGATGGCTACGCTATTTATATGAACGCCGATAATCGTAAAGTAATATCAGGTTATGCTGATCTCGGCGAGTATGGTGCAGAGATGACTGGTGATTGGTCTTTATTAGCAACAGCGCCTTATGACACTATCATGGCGCCATTATTTGACCTCTTTTATAAACTACTCGTGCTCGTATCTTTATGCATCCCTCTCATTGCATGGATAAGTTATGTAATAGCAAAAAATATTACAGGCCCACTGACTAACTTAACCAAACTCACGAACGATATTGGTCAAGGTGATTTTATTGATAATTTACCTATCGATCGGAATTGTGAAGTTGGCACGTTAGGTAATGCACTGCTTAATATGAGCCAGTCTTTAGAACATAAAACTCTTGAATTACAAGATGCCGTCGATCATGCGCGCCGCAGTGAAAAGTCTAAAACCCGCTTTCTCGCTAATATGAGCCATGAAATCAGAACCCCAATGAATGGCGTATTAGGCATGGGGCAAATCTTAACAAAAACACAATTAACTGAAGAACAGCGTACCCACCTTAAAACCATTATGGATTCAGGTAATCACATGATGGCATTGCTTAATGACATTCTAGACTTTTCAAAAATCGAAGAAGGCCAGTTAGATTTAGACGAAGCAAACTTTAACCTCTCCGATATTGCAGGCTCCTTAGCAAGTACCTACTACACCCTCGGTATAGAAAAAGGGATCACATTTAAAGTAATAAACAACTTAGAGGAAGACAGTTGGTTCTTAGGTGATAAAGCAAGAATCAGACAAGTCTTATTTAACCTCGTCAACAATGCCCTTAAGTTCACTAAACACGGTGGCGTTACTGTATCTTTCAATAAGATAAATATCGAAGACGATATCCATACGTTATCAATTGCAGTGAGTGACTCCGGTATTGGTATTGATAGCACACGCGTATCCGCGATTTTTGATCCATTTACGCAAGAAGAATCATCAACAACTCGGCAGTTTGGCGGGACCGGTTTAGGGTTATCTATTGTTAAACAGTTACTCGACTTGATGAATGGACATATTCAACTCGAAAGTATTAAAGGTCAAGGTTCTACCTTTACTGTCACTATTCCCTTGAAGCAAGGCGAATCGATAGACACCATCATACCAGTGAACCATGACATTACCGATTTTGCCGGTTTACATGTGCTTATTGCCGAGGATAATAAAGTGAATCAACTGGTCTTATCTTCGTTTTTAAAAATGAGAAAGATAAGCAGTGATGTCGTGGAAAATGGTGCTGAGGCAATTGAGCAGATACAGAAAAAAGATTACGATTTAATACTGATGGATAATCACATGCCTGTAATGAATGGCACAGATGCAATAAAAGCCATTCGTGCATTGCCACTTAATGTTTCAAATTTACCTATATTTGCCTGTACTGCTGATGCGTACGAAGATACCCGTATTAGCATGCTAAAAGCAGGAGCTGATTATGTGCTAACAAAACCATTAAAAGAAGATACGCTATTAACTGCGCTCGCACTCCTAGAAAAAAAGCATGCCTTGACGGCCTTACCTGCGAATAAGCACGCTTAA
- the leuC gene encoding 3-isopropylmalate dehydratase large subunit, translating into MKKTMYEKIWDSHLVHEPENGTPLLYIDRHLMHEVTSPQAFEGLKVQNRPIRNRHSILATMDHCVPTVDRHLPIKDPIAAKQIDTMANNCDEHDLLIYDMQNVNNGVIHIVVPEHGFIHPGMTAVCGDSHTATHGAFGALAFGIGTSEVEHVMATQTLQQKKSKTMLVSVEGTLSKYSTAKDIALAVIGKIGTAGGTGHVIEFAGSAIRDLTMEGRMTLCNMAIEGGARAGLIAPDETTYAYLEGKEFAPKGDHWTAALAYWKSLPTDDGAEFDTIIELKAEDIAPQVTWGTSPEQVAAVNATVPSPSDFSDEIKASACKGALAYMDIEAGAPITDINIDLVFVGSCTNGRIEDFRAIAELTAGKKVNASVQAIAVPGSYLVKEQAEKEGLDKILVAAGWEWREPGCSMCLAMNGDQLSEGQRSASTSNRNFEGRQGKGGRTHLVSPAMAAAAAIEGHFVDIRHWA; encoded by the coding sequence ATGAAAAAGACAATGTATGAAAAGATTTGGGATTCGCACTTAGTTCATGAACCAGAGAATGGAACCCCGCTACTCTACATCGATCGTCACTTGATGCACGAAGTAACAAGTCCACAAGCATTTGAAGGCTTAAAGGTACAAAATCGTCCGATCCGTAATCGTCATAGTATTTTGGCGACAATGGACCACTGTGTACCAACAGTAGATCGCCATCTGCCAATTAAAGATCCTATTGCTGCAAAGCAAATTGATACGATGGCTAATAACTGTGATGAACATGATCTACTAATTTACGATATGCAGAACGTGAATAATGGTGTTATTCATATTGTGGTACCTGAACATGGCTTTATCCACCCGGGTATGACTGCCGTTTGTGGTGATTCACATACAGCGACACACGGTGCATTTGGTGCGTTAGCATTCGGTATCGGTACCTCTGAAGTTGAGCATGTAATGGCAACTCAGACGCTGCAACAGAAAAAATCTAAAACTATGCTAGTTAGCGTAGAAGGTACATTATCGAAATATTCAACAGCAAAAGATATCGCGCTTGCTGTGATTGGTAAAATTGGTACTGCTGGCGGTACTGGTCATGTAATCGAGTTCGCAGGTTCTGCAATTCGCGACCTGACAATGGAAGGTCGCATGACCTTATGTAACATGGCGATTGAAGGTGGCGCACGTGCCGGTCTTATCGCACCTGATGAAACAACATATGCTTACCTTGAAGGTAAAGAGTTCGCACCAAAAGGTGATCACTGGACTGCTGCACTAGCATACTGGAAATCACTACCGACTGATGACGGTGCTGAATTTGATACAATAATCGAACTTAAAGCGGAAGATATTGCACCACAAGTAACTTGGGGGACATCACCAGAACAAGTTGCAGCTGTAAACGCGACAGTGCCTTCACCAAGTGATTTTAGTGATGAAATTAAAGCTTCTGCATGTAAAGGCGCCCTTGCCTACATGGATATTGAAGCTGGCGCACCAATCACTGATATTAATATTGATCTTGTGTTCGTTGGTTCTTGCACTAACGGTCGTATTGAAGATTTCCGTGCTATTGCTGAATTAACAGCAGGTAAAAAAGTAAACGCTTCAGTACAAGCAATCGCAGTACCAGGGTCTTACCTTGTTAAAGAACAAGCTGAAAAAGAAGGTCTTGATAAGATCTTAGTTGCAGCAGGTTGGGAATGGCGTGAACCAGGCTGTTCTATGTGTCTAGCGATGAATGGTGATCAATTAAGTGAAGGTCAACGTAGTGCATCTACGTCAAACCGTAACTTCGAAGGTCGCCAAGGTAAGGGTGGACGTACTCACCTCGTATCTCCAGCAATGGCAGCCGCGGCTGCAATCGAAGGTCACTTTGTTGACATTCGTCACTGGGCATAA
- a CDS encoding CBS domain-containing protein, whose amino-acid sequence MNSLKVSDYMQLRPIKLTANMPVATAVDRLLKSAHIGAPVVDDNDTLIGWVSEQDCLASLLESSYYCEQVAIVNDVMRADVLTVTVEDSIIELAQQMLSAKPKVYPVINGHGLLVGIITRRDVLIAMDKQLQACYENAANI is encoded by the coding sequence ATGAATTCTTTAAAAGTATCTGATTATATGCAGTTGCGGCCAATTAAGTTAACGGCAAATATGCCTGTGGCTACGGCGGTAGATAGATTACTGAAATCGGCTCATATCGGTGCTCCTGTCGTGGATGATAACGATACACTTATTGGCTGGGTGTCGGAGCAAGATTGTTTAGCGTCACTATTGGAGTCAAGTTACTATTGCGAACAAGTAGCAATAGTTAATGATGTGATGCGTGCTGATGTGCTAACAGTGACAGTTGAAGATAGTATTATAGAATTGGCACAGCAAATGTTGTCTGCAAAGCCTAAAGTATATCCCGTTATTAATGGTCACGGACTACTTGTTGGCATCATTACGCGCCGTGATGTGTTAATAGCAATGGATAAACAACTGCAAGCTTGTTATGAAAACGCAGCTAATATCTAG
- the hrpA gene encoding ATP-dependent RNA helicase HrpA: protein MQSILKSLTAELSNCMHSDRFRFKRRLQTAQKLPAEKQEKAVDKLQQDIAASSSLRQSRIDNLPVVSYPDALPVSQKRDDIAAAILNNQVVIIAGETGSGKTTQIPKICLDLGLGIDGMIGHTQPRRLAARTVANRIAEELDSELGEHVGYKIRFNDNVSKKSYIKLMTDGILLAEIQQDRFLSKYDVLIIDEAHERSLNIDFILGYLKQLLNRRPDLKVIITSATIDPERFSKHFNNAPMIEVSGRTFPVEVRYNALAEQEDGHERDQIQGIVDAVDELQSEGLGDILVFLNGEREIRDTADALNKLKLRDTEVLPLYARLTNAEQNRIFQSHVGRRVVLATNVAETSLTVPGIKYVIDPGTARISRYSYRTKVQRLPIEAISQASANQRMGRCGRVSAGICIRLYSEEDFNNRPEFTDPEIQRTNLASVILQMHALGLGDVANFPFVQPPDSRNITDGLKLLEELGAIDISNDDHNKRLTSVGVALAKLPIDPRLARMVMEANTNGCLNEVMVITAALSIQDPRERPMEKQQAADEQHRRFYDKESDFITFVNLWNYVKQQQDELSSSQFRRLCKKDYLAYMRVREWQDIYSQLSQVVKELGFTVNAISVNEEGEISNSDNVHKALLAGMLSHVGFKDKDQDYLGARNSKFNIFPGSGLFKKQPKWTMVAELVETSRLFGRIAAKIQPEWIEPLATHLNKSTYSEPHWEKRRAAVVAAEKVTLYGLVIVPKRMVNYSQIDPVICREIFIRSALVEGEFNTKHAFFKHNMAEVERIHALEHKSRRRDILVSDDDLFNFYADIIPEHVCSGRHFDSWWKKASKQTPDLLTLTQERLMKHDAESITAHSYPEFWTQNSFKFKLEYNFEPGKVEDGVTVVIPLAILNQVSEQGFDWQIPALREELIITMIKALPKTLRRNFVPAPNYADAALQNMDPSQGELAASLNKQLLRMTGVRLDQDVWEHLMLPTHLKIHFKVVDEKLKQISFGDDLAALKQQLQGNIQETLVKVADDGIEKKGLVTWDFGTLPTEFKQKHGGYEVKAYPALVDNRNSVEIKLFDHQEEATVAARSGLRRLILLNVPSPIKYLEQKLPNKAKLGLYFNPFGKVTDLIHDCISCAVDSLIAKHPVPSDAESFDTLKELVRANIADETVEVAKQVEKILTAAHQVHKQIKGKISLDMIVANGDIKAQLANLIYSGFVTNTGVKKLADVQRYIAGIEHRLNKLKIDPNRDRANLVAVQPLLENYTQLTKTPRLTLAQQSELLKLRWMLEELRVSLFAQQLGTSYPVSTKRVKNAFVEFKASL from the coding sequence ATGCAGAGTATCTTAAAATCCCTGACAGCTGAGCTATCTAACTGTATGCACTCCGATCGTTTTCGTTTTAAACGTCGACTGCAAACAGCACAAAAACTACCGGCTGAAAAGCAAGAAAAAGCAGTCGATAAGCTACAGCAAGATATTGCTGCATCATCGAGTTTGCGTCAGTCTCGTATTGATAACTTACCTGTCGTATCTTATCCAGACGCATTACCAGTCAGTCAAAAACGTGACGATATTGCCGCCGCTATTTTAAATAACCAAGTTGTTATTATTGCTGGTGAAACAGGCTCGGGTAAAACCACTCAGATCCCTAAGATCTGTCTCGACCTTGGTTTAGGTATCGATGGCATGATTGGCCATACACAACCAAGACGACTTGCGGCACGTACTGTTGCTAACCGTATTGCCGAAGAGCTTGATTCAGAGCTCGGTGAGCATGTCGGTTACAAGATCCGTTTTAACGATAACGTCAGTAAGAAAAGTTATATTAAGTTGATGACTGACGGTATTTTGCTTGCTGAGATCCAACAGGATCGTTTTTTAAGTAAATACGACGTTTTAATTATCGATGAAGCCCATGAACGTAGTTTAAATATTGATTTTATTCTGGGTTATCTTAAACAGCTACTTAACCGACGTCCTGATCTTAAAGTGATTATTACCTCTGCGACGATTGATCCAGAGCGATTTTCTAAGCACTTTAATAACGCACCGATGATCGAGGTGTCTGGTCGTACATTCCCTGTAGAAGTTCGTTATAACGCCTTAGCTGAGCAAGAAGACGGTCATGAACGTGATCAGATCCAAGGCATTGTCGATGCTGTTGATGAACTGCAGAGTGAAGGGCTTGGCGATATTCTCGTGTTTCTTAACGGTGAACGAGAGATCCGTGATACCGCTGATGCGTTAAACAAATTAAAGTTACGCGATACAGAAGTATTACCTTTGTATGCACGCTTAACTAATGCAGAACAAAATCGTATTTTCCAAAGTCATGTTGGCCGTCGTGTTGTATTAGCGACAAACGTGGCAGAAACATCGTTAACAGTACCGGGTATTAAATATGTAATCGACCCAGGTACGGCGCGTATCAGCCGCTATAGTTACCGTACTAAAGTGCAACGCTTACCGATTGAAGCTATTTCACAAGCGAGTGCAAATCAGCGTATGGGTCGTTGTGGCCGTGTTAGTGCAGGTATTTGTATTCGACTTTACAGTGAAGAAGACTTTAACAATCGTCCAGAATTTACTGACCCTGAAATTCAACGTACTAATCTTGCATCGGTTATTTTACAAATGCACGCATTGGGGCTAGGGGATGTCGCTAATTTCCCATTCGTTCAGCCGCCAGATAGCCGTAATATTACCGACGGACTCAAGTTGTTGGAAGAATTAGGTGCGATTGATATCAGTAATGATGATCATAACAAACGCCTAACATCTGTTGGTGTTGCATTGGCTAAACTGCCAATTGATCCGCGTCTTGCTCGTATGGTCATGGAAGCAAATACGAATGGTTGTTTGAATGAAGTAATGGTCATTACGGCTGCACTATCAATTCAAGACCCACGTGAACGTCCAATGGAAAAACAGCAAGCGGCCGATGAACAACATCGTCGTTTTTATGATAAAGAATCAGACTTTATTACGTTTGTTAACTTGTGGAATTACGTGAAGCAACAGCAAGATGAGTTATCATCGTCGCAGTTCCGTCGGTTGTGTAAGAAAGATTATTTAGCGTATATGCGAGTGCGAGAGTGGCAAGATATTTACAGCCAACTTTCACAAGTGGTTAAAGAATTAGGCTTTACTGTTAATGCCATCTCGGTGAATGAAGAAGGCGAGATCAGTAACAGTGATAATGTGCATAAAGCGTTATTGGCGGGTATGTTAAGTCATGTTGGTTTCAAAGATAAAGACCAAGATTATTTAGGTGCACGTAACAGTAAGTTCAACATCTTCCCTGGCTCAGGCTTGTTTAAGAAACAGCCTAAATGGACCATGGTTGCTGAACTGGTTGAAACGTCACGTTTATTTGGTCGTATTGCAGCTAAGATCCAACCTGAATGGATTGAACCTTTAGCAACGCATTTAAATAAATCAACGTACAGTGAACCTCATTGGGAAAAACGCCGTGCAGCGGTTGTTGCAGCTGAAAAAGTAACGCTGTACGGCTTGGTTATTGTGCCAAAACGTATGGTTAATTATAGTCAGATTGACCCCGTGATATGTCGTGAAATATTCATTCGTAGTGCGCTAGTTGAAGGTGAGTTTAATACGAAGCATGCGTTCTTTAAACACAATATGGCGGAAGTTGAACGTATTCATGCGTTAGAGCATAAATCTCGTCGCCGTGACATTCTTGTTAGCGATGATGACTTATTTAACTTCTACGCAGACATTATTCCTGAGCACGTTTGCTCTGGTCGTCACTTCGATAGCTGGTGGAAGAAAGCAAGTAAACAAACACCTGATTTGTTGACGTTAACGCAAGAACGCTTGATGAAACATGATGCAGAGTCAATCACTGCACACAGTTATCCTGAATTTTGGACTCAAAATAGCTTCAAGTTCAAATTAGAATATAATTTTGAACCGGGTAAAGTGGAAGATGGTGTTACCGTTGTGATTCCATTAGCGATCCTTAATCAGGTGAGTGAGCAAGGCTTTGATTGGCAGATTCCCGCATTGCGTGAAGAGTTAATTATTACCATGATTAAGGCATTGCCAAAAACACTACGTCGTAATTTTGTACCTGCACCGAACTACGCTGACGCTGCATTGCAAAATATGGATCCTAGCCAAGGCGAACTTGCTGCAAGTCTAAATAAACAGTTGTTACGTATGACAGGCGTGCGTTTAGACCAAGATGTCTGGGAGCACTTGATGCTACCAACACACCTTAAGATCCACTTTAAAGTTGTAGATGAAAAATTAAAGCAAATTAGCTTTGGTGATGACTTAGCGGCATTAAAACAGCAACTACAGGGTAATATTCAAGAAACGTTAGTTAAAGTTGCAGATGATGGTATTGAGAAAAAAGGCCTAGTGACATGGGACTTTGGTACTTTGCCTACTGAGTTTAAGCAAAAACACGGTGGTTATGAAGTTAAAGCATATCCTGCATTAGTCGATAATCGTAACTCTGTTGAGATTAAGTTATTTGATCATCAAGAAGAAGCGACGGTTGCAGCAAGATCGGGTTTACGCCGTTTAATTTTACTTAATGTACCATCACCAATTAAGTACCTTGAGCAGAAACTACCAAATAAAGCCAAACTAGGGCTGTATTTTAACCCATTTGGTAAAGTAACTGATTTGATCCATGACTGTATTTCTTGTGCTGTTGATAGCCTTATTGCTAAACACCCTGTACCAAGTGATGCAGAAAGCTTCGACACCTTGAAAGAATTAGTGCGAGCAAATATAGCGGATGAAACGGTTGAAGTAGCGAAACAAGTTGAGAAAATACTTACCGCTGCTCACCAAGTACATAAGCAAATTAAAGGTAAGATATCGCTGGATATGATCGTGGCTAACGGTGATATTAAAGCGCAATTAGCGAATCTGATTTACAGTGGTTTTGTAACGAACACCGGTGTTAAGAAGTTAGCGGATGTGCAACGTTACATCGCAGGTATTGAACACCGACTAAATAAACTTAAAATCGATCCAAATCGTGATCGTGCGAACTTAGTCGCGGTTCAACCTTTGTTGGAAAACTATACTCAACTAACAAAAACACCGAGGTTAACGCTTGCACAACAAAGCGAGTTGTTAAAGCTGCGTTGGATGTTAGAGGAATTACGCGTGTCGTTATTTGCTCAACAGTTAGGAACAAGCTATCCGGTATCGACTAAGCGCGTGAAGAACGCGTTTGTAGAGTTTAAAGCGAGTTTATAA